One Dioscorea cayenensis subsp. rotundata cultivar TDr96_F1 chromosome 17, TDr96_F1_v2_PseudoChromosome.rev07_lg8_w22 25.fasta, whole genome shotgun sequence DNA window includes the following coding sequences:
- the LOC120281089 gene encoding zinc finger MYM-type protein 1-like, whose protein sequence is MDVIVRFVNKQGQVIERFLAVEDVADTSASSLKTALDGLFARCGLSISILRGQGYDGASNMKGQFNGLKTLILNENPFAFYVNCFAHQLQLVVVSGAKGILAISDFFNYVTMIVNIVGASCKRRDVLLRKHHDKIVEKLEKVLEVLENVCNDGNVAEQRGIASGLIQRMESFEFIFILHMMIKVLGLTNDLSNALQQKDQNIVNAMGLIVTVKELMQDLRENGWGIFLEEVKSFFVAMSVSVPNMEDSIPVRGRSRRGGQLVTYYHHYHAEIFIAVIDLLTTEMNNQFSETSTELLRCIACLDP, encoded by the exons ATGGATGTGATTGTGAGGTTTGTGAACAAGCAAGGCCAAgtaattgaaagatttcttgCTGTTGAAGATGTTGCCGATACTTCAGCCTCTTCATTAAAGACAGCTTTGGATGGATTGTTTGCCcgttgtggtttatctatttctaTATTGAGAGGGCAGGGGTATGATGGAGCCTCTAATATGAAAGGGCAATTTAATGGGTTGAAgacattaattttgaatgaaaatccattTGCTTTTTATGTTAATTGCTTTGCCCACCAATTGCAGTTGGTTGTCGTTTCTGGTGCTAAAGGCATTTTGGCTATTAGTGATTTTTTCAACTATGTCACTATGATTGTGAACATTGTGGGGGCTTCTTGCAAAAGGAGAGATGTGTTGCTTCGGAAACACCATGATAAGATTGTGGAGAAATTGGAGAAAG TATTAGAGGTGTTAGAGAATGTGTGTAATGATGGGAATGTTGCAGAACAAAGAGGCATAGCATCAGGTTTGATACAAAGGATGGagagttttgaatttatatttatcttgcaTATGATGATCAAAGTATTGGGATTAACTAATGACTTGTCAAATGCCTTGCAGCAGAAAGATCAAAACATTGTTAATGCAATGGGGTTGATTGTAACTGTGAAAGAACTTATGCAAGACTTGAGAGAAAATGGATGGGGTATATTTTTAGAAGAAGTCAAGAGCTTCTTTGTTGCAATGTCAGTTTCAGTACCGAATATGGAAGATAGTATACCAGTTCGAGGTCGTTCGAGACGTGGAGGGCAATTGGTTACTTATTACCATCATTATCATGCTGAGATCTTTATTGCCGTGATTGATTTACTTACTACTGAGATGAATAACCAATTTAGTGAAACTTCTACAGAGTTATTAAGATGTATTGCTTGTCTTGATCCATGA